One stretch of Paenibacillus sp. FSL R5-0341 DNA includes these proteins:
- the ligD gene encoding non-homologous end-joining DNA ligase, translating into MAPKIQGTIIIEGTELTVTNPDKLLWPDAGVTKAIYLQKLAALAPYLLTYTSNRLLTTIRYPHGTGGTFFYQKNAPEPVPDYVRTEVHDGIRYVVMNGLPELLWLGNLAALEFHPSLHTVGSHLPCEWMIDLDPSQEHEPRIMQAALIVGETLTSLGLRSIPKTSGATGVQIIVPIIQGITFDELRDIGYFVGKYVTQKHPDLFTLERLKKDRGDRIYFDYLQHYGGKTLAAPYTPRAKSGATVSTPLTWDEVRNNVSIQDYHLMNIVERLNDTGDLIAAVEPQPVELILKHLKKK; encoded by the coding sequence ATGGCCCCTAAGATTCAAGGTACCATCATAATAGAAGGCACAGAGCTAACGGTCACGAACCCGGACAAACTGTTGTGGCCGGATGCGGGTGTTACCAAAGCCATCTATCTGCAAAAGCTGGCCGCCTTGGCTCCGTATCTGCTTACATATACAAGCAATCGATTGCTCACCACCATAAGGTATCCCCACGGGACTGGAGGAACATTTTTCTATCAAAAGAATGCCCCTGAACCTGTCCCTGACTATGTTCGGACTGAAGTACACGACGGCATCCGCTATGTGGTCATGAATGGACTCCCCGAATTGTTATGGCTTGGCAATCTGGCTGCACTTGAATTTCACCCTTCTCTGCATACCGTAGGAAGCCATCTGCCCTGTGAATGGATGATTGATCTGGACCCCTCTCAGGAACATGAACCCCGGATCATGCAAGCTGCACTCATCGTTGGCGAGACCCTGACTTCGCTTGGTCTGAGGTCCATCCCCAAAACTTCAGGCGCCACAGGCGTTCAGATCATCGTTCCGATTATTCAAGGGATAACCTTTGATGAATTACGAGATATCGGTTATTTTGTTGGTAAATATGTCACTCAGAAGCACCCGGATCTGTTCACACTGGAACGACTCAAAAAGGACCGTGGAGACCGTATTTATTTTGACTACCTCCAGCATTACGGCGGCAAAACCCTTGCAGCTCCCTATACACCACGTGCCAAATCAGGCGCCACCGTCTCTACTCCACTGACCTGGGATGAAGTTCGAAACAACGTCTCCATCCAGGATTACCATCTGATGAATATTGTTGAACGCCTGAATGACACCGGTGATCTGATCGCAGCCGTTGAGCCCCAACCGGTAGAGCTCATTCTCAAGCACTTGAAGAAAAAATAG
- a CDS encoding YitT family protein yields MSNVTVKELTSKPDRGVKSSVFTLKLLQRIVMILIGAALMAVSLEVFLVPNGVIDGGITGISIMVSELTHLPLGIFLTLLNLPFLILGYKQIGKTFALSTLLGIVVMSIGTSLLHHVPALTPGEPLLGAVFGGLILGVGVGLVIRSGGSLDGTEIVAILLSEKSPLSVGQIVLFINVFIFAGAGFVFGWPNALYSMIAYYIAMKMIDIVNEGLDQSKSVWIISEKYRDIGSALTDRLGRGVTFLDGEGGFSGDEKKIIFVVITRLEEAKLKTIVEDWDPQAFVAIGNIHDVKGGRFKKKGIH; encoded by the coding sequence ATGTCCAATGTAACGGTTAAAGAACTGACATCCAAGCCTGACCGGGGCGTCAAAAGCTCGGTGTTTACATTAAAGCTGCTGCAACGTATTGTGATGATTCTGATCGGTGCTGCACTGATGGCTGTATCGCTTGAAGTGTTTCTCGTGCCAAATGGTGTTATTGATGGTGGGATTACAGGTATTTCAATTATGGTGTCGGAGCTTACACATCTGCCACTGGGAATATTCCTGACCTTGCTCAACTTGCCGTTCCTGATTCTGGGTTACAAGCAGATTGGTAAAACGTTTGCGTTATCCACGCTGCTGGGGATTGTGGTCATGTCGATCGGGACTTCATTATTGCACCATGTTCCTGCATTGACACCAGGGGAGCCATTGCTCGGAGCTGTATTCGGCGGATTGATCCTGGGTGTGGGGGTTGGACTCGTTATCCGGTCTGGTGGTTCACTGGACGGTACAGAGATTGTGGCCATCCTGCTTAGTGAGAAATCACCGTTGTCTGTAGGACAGATCGTATTGTTCATTAACGTATTTATTTTCGCAGGTGCAGGATTTGTGTTCGGCTGGCCGAATGCCCTGTATTCCATGATTGCATATTATATTGCGATGAAGATGATTGATATTGTGAATGAAGGACTTGACCAGTCCAAATCAGTATGGATCATTAGTGAGAAATATCGTGATATCGGTTCAGCTCTGACAGACCGTCTCGGTCGTGGGGTGACTTTCCTGGATGGAGAGGGCGGATTCAGCGGGGACGAGAAGAAGATCATCTTTGTCGTAATCACCCGTCTGGAAGAAGCGAAGCTGAAGACCATCGTTGAAGATTGGGACCCGCAAGCCTTTGTGGCTATCGGTAACATCCATGATGTGAAGGGCGGACGTTTCAAGAAAAAAGGTATTCATTAG